ATACTTGATATTAGCCCAGTTAGGCTCTACCATTTTCTGCCAGATTTTGAAAGATTCCAAACGCCATTCAGTCATCCATTCCGGCTCTTCTTTTTTAGCAGAGATGGCACGAACGATGTCCTCATTTAAACCGATCGGGAAATCTTCATAATCAATTTTCGTTTCCCAACCGAATTCATATTTTTTATTTTCTAGATCGACTCTTAAATCGTCTTCTGTATATTTACTCATTATAATTTTTTAGATTTCAGATGTTAGATTTCAGAATTCAGAGTGGCTCTGAGGTCTGAAATCTAGGATCTAATGTCTTTTCTCTAAAGACTAAATGATTCCCCGCACCCACATGTTCTGGATGCATTCGGGTTGTTAAAAACAAACCCTTTTCCGTTCAATCCTCCTGAATACTCAAGAGTTGTTCCCGCTAAATAAAGGATGGATTTTTTATCTATAATAATTTTGATGTTATTATCTTCAAAAATCTGATCTGTGTCTGTTTTTTGGTTATCAAACTTTAAAACATACTCTAAACCAGAGCATCCGCCGCTTTTCACCCCTACTCTTATATAATCTTCAGCAGGGTTAAAACCATCTTCCGTCATTAACTGGATGGCTTTCTCCTTTGCATAGTCTGATACTTTTATCATTGT
This sequence is a window from Chryseobacterium culicis. Protein-coding genes within it:
- a CDS encoding HesB/IscA family protein, which gives rise to MIKVSDYAKEKAIQLMTEDGFNPAEDYIRVGVKSGGCSGLEYVLKFDNQKTDTDQIFEDNNIKIIIDKKSILYLAGTTLEYSGGLNGKGFVFNNPNASRTCGCGESFSL